A region of Desulfomicrobium escambiense DSM 10707 DNA encodes the following proteins:
- a CDS encoding AMIN domain-containing protein — protein sequence MNTLPIRVAVFLFCIFAACPTGAFSAEPETIRHKVVAGDTIRGLILETNCISSMSEYTRAREAFAGLNPGLSHSEMLKPGTEVPVPVLFRNKGCLDFREQRVVRVDFESRGNMEKVFVYLDGPVLPDVFTLRQTQPVRVVCDFDGALPEAGLQRDVDVQGRMIRRIRLGHEDKPFKRARVVLDVDDAVAGRVELEFFEQTSLFVLTIHEAAKN from the coding sequence ATGAACACACTGCCCATACGCGTCGCCGTTTTCCTGTTCTGCATTTTCGCGGCCTGCCCGACCGGCGCCTTTTCCGCCGAACCCGAGACCATCCGCCACAAGGTCGTCGCCGGGGACACTATCCGCGGCCTGATCCTTGAAACCAACTGCATCTCGTCGATGTCCGAGTACACGCGCGCCCGCGAGGCCTTTGCCGGGCTCAACCCCGGCCTCTCCCATTCCGAAATGCTCAAGCCCGGAACCGAGGTGCCGGTCCCGGTCCTCTTCAGGAACAAGGGCTGCCTCGATTTTCGCGAGCAACGCGTGGTGCGGGTCGACTTCGAGAGCCGGGGAAACATGGAGAAAGTCTTCGTCTATCTCGACGGCCCCGTGTTGCCCGATGTCTTCACCCTCAGGCAGACGCAGCCCGTGCGCGTGGTCTGCGATTTCGACGGCGCCCTGCCCGAGGCGGGGCTGCAGCGCGACGTCGATGTGCAGGGACGCATGATCCGCAGGATTCGTCTCGGGCACGAGGACAAGCCCTTCAAGCGCGCCCGGGTCGTGCTCGACGTGGACGACGCCGTGGCCGGCCGCGTCGAACTGGAATTCTTCGAACAGACCAGCCTCTTCGTCCTGACGATCCACGAGGCCGCGAAAAACTGA
- a CDS encoding precorrin-8X methylmutase produces the protein MYVHVPPEEIEPRSLAIIDAEVPEPRPFAGEQWAVARRMVHTTADFDLLNHIRFHPDAVRAGMNALRAGADIVTDTRMALSGIPARRLTPLGCAARCLMDEPRVAARAKAEGVTRAWAAVDEVMDCGGADIFVIGNAPTALYRLLERVALGARPPKLVVGMPVGFVNAAESKELLLAQDAIPYIAVAGRKGGSSLAASVVNALLILAAG, from the coding sequence ATGTACGTCCACGTCCCGCCCGAGGAGATCGAGCCCCGGTCCCTGGCCATCATCGACGCCGAAGTTCCCGAGCCGCGCCCCTTCGCCGGAGAGCAGTGGGCCGTGGCCCGGCGCATGGTCCACACCACGGCGGATTTCGACCTCCTGAACCACATCCGCTTCCACCCGGACGCCGTGCGCGCCGGCATGAACGCGCTGCGCGCGGGCGCGGACATCGTCACGGACACGCGCATGGCCCTCTCGGGCATCCCGGCCCGCCGCCTGACCCCGCTGGGCTGCGCCGCGCGCTGCCTCATGGACGAGCCGCGGGTGGCGGCCAGGGCAAAGGCCGAGGGCGTGACGCGGGCCTGGGCGGCCGTGGACGAGGTCATGGACTGCGGCGGGGCGGACATCTTCGTCATCGGCAACGCGCCCACGGCCCTGTACCGCCTGCTGGAGCGCGTCGCCCTCGGCGCGCGGCCGCCGAAGCTCGTCGTCGGCATGCCCGTGGGCTTCGTCAACGCGGCCGAGTCCAAGGAACTGCTCCTGGCTCAGGACGCCATCCCCTACATCGCCGTGGCCGGCCGCAAGGGCGGGTCGAGCCTGGCCGCCAGCGTCGTCAACGCCCTGCTCATCCTCGCCGCCGGGTAA
- a CDS encoding putative quinol monooxygenase, with product MIHVTARVALKPGQSPLFLREFRELATLVRQEAGCLDYFPTRDVRMGMDSQRYDPDSVTIVERWASRPALERHLRSGHMRGFQERVSDIVLNVSMSIVEEV from the coding sequence ATGATTCACGTCACGGCGCGCGTCGCCCTGAAGCCCGGACAATCCCCGCTCTTCCTGCGCGAATTCCGCGAACTGGCGACGCTGGTGCGCCAGGAGGCCGGCTGCCTGGACTACTTCCCCACCCGGGACGTGCGCATGGGCATGGACAGCCAGCGCTACGACCCGGACAGCGTGACCATCGTGGAAAGATGGGCCAGCCGACCCGCCCTGGAAAGGCACCTGCGCTCGGGGCACATGCGCGGCTTCCAGGAGAGGGTTTCGGACATCGTCCTGAACGTGTCCATGAGCATTGTCGAAGAAGTCTGA